From one Alicyclobacillus acidocaldarius subsp. acidocaldarius Tc-4-1 genomic stretch:
- a CDS encoding helix-turn-helix domain-containing protein translates to MVRVAELAQRLRYYRKLRGLSVRELAERAGVSVSYIYAIESGARGSNAAKLGLIAEALGVSLSDLWGDARTDKGDIPRHPGGENA, encoded by the coding sequence GTGGTTCGCGTGGCGGAACTTGCCCAACGCTTACGATACTATCGCAAATTGCGCGGCTTGTCAGTACGGGAGTTGGCGGAGCGGGCTGGCGTGAGCGTGAGCTACATTTATGCCATCGAGTCGGGCGCGCGGGGCAGCAACGCGGCGAAGCTCGGGCTCATCGCAGAGGCGCTCGGCGTCAGTCTGAGCGACCTGTGGGGCGATGCGCGCACGGACAAAGGCGATATCCCGCGCCATCCCGGCGGAGAAAACGCCTGA
- a CDS encoding helix-turn-helix domain-containing protein, protein MSLGQRLRRLREERGLTLAQVATAAGLSVSHLSAIENGTRRNPSFHIVARIARVYGVPVDSLVEEEDKRPGAPQGANVEYQGPSTPYLEMARRLAEADALSHPARLLEVIAALLREREQAYEAGASGPKNGNEKKEEGAKEGREAKRKPAPTDDRNNND, encoded by the coding sequence ATGAGCCTTGGACAGCGCCTCCGCCGCCTGCGCGAGGAGCGCGGGTTGACGTTGGCACAGGTTGCGACCGCCGCCGGGCTTTCGGTGAGCCACCTTAGCGCCATCGAAAACGGGACGCGCCGCAATCCGTCCTTTCACATCGTGGCTCGCATCGCACGCGTGTACGGCGTGCCCGTCGATTCGCTGGTGGAAGAGGAGGACAAGCGGCCGGGCGCTCCGCAGGGCGCGAACGTGGAGTACCAAGGGCCCTCGACGCCGTATCTCGAGATGGCGCGGCGGCTGGCGGAGGCCGACGCCCTGTCCCACCCCGCGCGACTGCTCGAGGTCATCGCCGCCCTGCTTCGCGAGCGAGAACAGGCCTACGAAGCGGGCGCGTCCGGTCCGAAGAACGGAAACGAGAAAAAGGAAGAGGGCGCGAAGGAGGGCCGAGAGGCAAAGCGCAAGCCCGCACCGACGGACGACCGAAACAACAACGATTGA
- a CDS encoding serine O-acetyltransferase has translation MDTQAIASHLLQQSVCMFKGRICHPEPRAIREIIEWTRAAILPNYFDAEGGKHLSHTLDRLRAELAEQVHRATYQSCLSSGTADTQKRAWETADAYIEYLPQLQSLVYEDITETVNGDPAATGCDEVILTYPGIFALLVYRAANVLYRHGVPLLPRMMTEYAHRVTGVDLHPGATIGRSIMIDHGTGIVVGETAVVGNHVKIYQGVTLGALYFPKDEEGEYQRHVKRHPTVEDYVILYANCTVLGGETVIGHHSVIGSNAWVTQSVLPYSKVIYEAESVVRTRNARS, from the coding sequence ATGGACACCCAAGCAATTGCAAGTCATCTGCTGCAGCAGAGCGTCTGCATGTTCAAGGGGCGCATCTGTCATCCGGAGCCGCGGGCCATCCGAGAGATCATCGAGTGGACGCGCGCGGCCATTTTGCCGAACTACTTCGATGCCGAAGGTGGAAAGCACCTTTCCCATACCCTGGACCGCCTGCGCGCCGAGCTCGCGGAGCAGGTGCACCGGGCGACGTACCAGTCCTGTTTGTCCTCTGGGACGGCCGACACGCAAAAGCGGGCCTGGGAGACGGCGGACGCGTACATCGAATATCTTCCTCAGCTTCAGAGCCTCGTGTACGAGGACATCACCGAGACCGTGAATGGGGATCCGGCCGCGACGGGGTGCGACGAGGTCATCCTCACGTATCCGGGTATCTTCGCGCTCCTCGTGTATCGCGCGGCGAACGTGCTCTACCGCCACGGGGTTCCGCTTTTGCCTCGCATGATGACGGAGTATGCACACCGGGTGACCGGCGTGGATCTGCACCCAGGCGCCACCATCGGGCGGAGCATCATGATTGATCACGGCACGGGCATCGTCGTCGGCGAGACAGCCGTGGTGGGCAATCACGTCAAGATCTACCAGGGCGTCACGCTCGGCGCGCTGTACTTTCCGAAGGACGAGGAAGGCGAGTATCAGCGGCACGTCAAGCGCCACCCGACGGTGGAGGACTACGTCATCCTCTACGCCAACTGCACCGTGCTCGGCGGCGAGACGGTCATTGGCCATCACAGCGTGATTGGCTCGAACGCGTGGGTGACGCAGTCCGTTCTGCCGTACAGCAAGGTGATCTACGAAGCGGAGAGCGTCGTGCGCACGCGCAACGCGCGTTCCTGA
- a CDS encoding YerC/YecD family TrpR-related protein, whose amino-acid sequence MALERLNESEVRELFRAILALQNEDECYRFFEDLCTVGEVESLAQRFAVARMLREGATYHAIEEATGASTATISRVKRCLHYGADGYRIILDRLYGKPAESGKS is encoded by the coding sequence ATGGCGCTCGAGAGGCTGAACGAATCCGAGGTGCGCGAACTGTTCCGCGCCATCCTGGCGCTTCAGAACGAGGACGAGTGTTACCGCTTTTTCGAGGATCTGTGCACGGTGGGAGAAGTGGAGTCGCTGGCGCAGCGATTTGCCGTGGCGCGGATGCTTCGCGAGGGCGCCACGTATCACGCCATCGAAGAGGCGACGGGTGCGAGCACCGCGACCATCAGCCGCGTCAAGCGCTGTTTGCATTACGGAGCGGACGGATATCGCATCATCTTGGATCGGCTGTATGGAAAGCCCGCCGAGAGCGGGAAATCGTAA
- the codY gene encoding GTP-sensing pleiotropic transcriptional regulator CodY: MSLLEQVQELGQLLHRSNEQVEFQEVAEFLSRLMQSNVYIVGRKGKILGYGVAEHELTEEWLNIMTREQRFPGDFNKHLLRIEQTIANLTDEQKKPLYVFSPEENESFRSKHLMITPIIGARERQGTLLFARSQRPFNEDDQILAEYAATVVALEIVHSRQQQKEEESRQRALAHLAVESLSFSELQAAKYLLDAVRNSPEGIVVSSQIADQHGVTRSVIVNSIRKLESAGTIESRSLGMKGTHLRILNPYVEEEINRQFER, from the coding sequence GTGAGTTTGTTGGAACAGGTACAAGAACTTGGACAACTGTTGCACCGCTCGAACGAGCAGGTGGAATTTCAAGAAGTCGCGGAATTTTTGAGCCGCCTCATGCAGTCGAACGTGTACATCGTGGGGCGCAAGGGCAAGATCCTCGGCTATGGCGTGGCGGAGCATGAGCTGACCGAGGAGTGGCTGAACATCATGACGCGGGAACAGCGGTTCCCGGGCGACTTCAACAAACACCTGCTGCGCATCGAGCAGACGATTGCCAATCTGACGGACGAGCAGAAGAAGCCGCTCTACGTGTTCTCCCCTGAGGAGAACGAGTCGTTCCGCTCCAAGCACCTGATGATCACGCCCATCATCGGGGCGCGCGAGCGCCAGGGCACGCTGCTGTTCGCGAGGTCCCAGCGGCCGTTCAACGAGGACGACCAGATCCTGGCCGAGTACGCGGCGACAGTCGTGGCGCTCGAGATTGTGCACTCCCGGCAACAGCAGAAGGAAGAGGAGAGCCGGCAGCGCGCGCTCGCCCATCTGGCGGTGGAATCGCTCAGCTTCTCCGAGCTGCAGGCCGCCAAGTACCTGCTGGACGCGGTTCGCAACTCGCCGGAGGGCATTGTGGTGAGCAGCCAGATTGCGGATCAGCACGGCGTGACGCGCTCGGTGATTGTCAACAGTATTCGGAAGCTGGAGAGCGCGGGCACCATCGAAAGCCGCTCGCTCGGCATGAAGGGCACGCACCTCCGCATCCTGAATCCTTACGTGGAAGAGGAGATCAACCGCCAATTCGAGCGATGA
- a CDS encoding multicopper oxidase family protein, producing the protein MRRRAKLSIAAGAAALAVAVGAVGVYEAHRGTATQAIDAPLARVPGPGGTYTPVSAFEPRVPQGARVDHFTLTAEYRTLTFGGETLRAMTFNGTAPGPLLMTHQGDVVEVTVHNRLSVPLTVHWHGIPVPAAEDGVPGVTQNPIPPGGSYTYEFVATEPGTYWYHSHDDSFEEVGLGLYGAIVVLPKHPLYPAQRDYTLVLHEWSNASTAKAMMANLASGARDAGSAGGMMSQGMMSGAGSMGDMGMMESAAGNQASTSMLHVLPGPPLRTGSFAPTTDDYAALDEMAGMYGTFTVNQNADGTTVLPAKPGDLVRLRIVNSGNMTHLLTLIGAPFRVVALDGHDIANPGWLKGVLLPIGAAERYDVEFRVPPSGAAYLVCADPDATARQELRAAIGEPRAWSAFRPVPEAELEHEPWFDFTDYGRGRLPGETVFRLHQAYQVRYNMKLTVGMSQTGMVYAINGRVFPNIPPIIVHKGDAVLVHIVNDSPYIHPMHLHGHDFQVLTRDGRPVQGSPIFLDTLNVFPGESYDIAIRADNPGLWMFHCHDLEHAASGMDVIVQYAGMTDPYPMNEMSE; encoded by the coding sequence GTGCGGCGCAGAGCGAAGCTCAGCATTGCTGCAGGAGCGGCGGCGCTGGCGGTGGCGGTCGGCGCGGTGGGCGTTTACGAAGCACATCGCGGGACGGCGACCCAGGCCATCGATGCCCCGCTCGCCCGCGTGCCCGGGCCCGGCGGAACGTATACGCCGGTCAGCGCGTTTGAGCCGCGGGTTCCCCAAGGCGCGCGGGTCGACCACTTCACGCTGACCGCCGAGTACCGGACCCTGACGTTCGGTGGCGAAACCCTGCGGGCGATGACCTTCAACGGCACGGCGCCTGGCCCGCTGCTCATGACGCACCAAGGCGACGTGGTGGAGGTCACAGTGCACAATCGCCTGTCGGTGCCTTTGACGGTGCATTGGCACGGCATCCCGGTCCCAGCCGCCGAAGACGGCGTGCCGGGTGTCACGCAGAACCCCATCCCGCCAGGAGGTTCGTACACGTACGAGTTTGTGGCGACCGAGCCCGGAACGTACTGGTACCATTCGCACGACGACAGTTTCGAAGAGGTGGGACTGGGACTCTACGGCGCCATCGTCGTCCTGCCCAAGCACCCGCTGTATCCGGCTCAGCGAGACTACACGCTGGTCCTGCACGAATGGTCGAACGCGTCCACCGCCAAGGCCATGATGGCGAACCTCGCCTCCGGCGCGCGGGATGCGGGCTCCGCCGGTGGCATGATGAGCCAGGGCATGATGAGCGGTGCGGGCTCGATGGGCGACATGGGCATGATGGAATCTGCCGCAGGGAACCAGGCGAGCACCTCCATGCTGCACGTGCTACCAGGGCCTCCCCTCCGCACGGGCAGCTTCGCGCCGACAACCGACGACTACGCAGCCCTCGACGAAATGGCGGGCATGTACGGCACCTTCACCGTCAATCAGAACGCGGACGGCACCACCGTCTTGCCCGCCAAACCGGGCGATCTCGTCCGCCTCCGCATCGTGAACAGCGGCAACATGACGCACCTGTTGACCCTCATCGGCGCGCCCTTTCGCGTCGTGGCGCTCGATGGGCACGACATCGCCAACCCCGGCTGGCTGAAAGGCGTCCTGCTCCCCATCGGCGCGGCCGAGCGCTACGACGTGGAATTCCGCGTTCCACCGTCCGGCGCCGCGTACCTCGTATGTGCCGATCCCGACGCCACCGCGCGCCAGGAACTGCGTGCGGCCATCGGCGAGCCCAGGGCATGGTCCGCGTTCCGCCCCGTTCCCGAGGCCGAACTGGAGCATGAGCCCTGGTTCGACTTCACCGACTACGGCCGCGGCCGTCTTCCCGGCGAGACCGTCTTCCGCCTCCATCAGGCGTATCAGGTCCGGTACAACATGAAACTCACGGTCGGCATGTCGCAGACCGGCATGGTCTACGCCATCAACGGGCGCGTGTTTCCAAACATCCCGCCTATCATCGTGCACAAAGGCGACGCGGTGCTCGTGCACATCGTGAACGACAGCCCCTACATTCACCCGATGCACCTGCATGGTCACGACTTTCAGGTGCTGACCCGGGATGGACGGCCGGTCCAAGGGAGCCCCATCTTCCTCGACACGCTGAACGTCTTTCCCGGCGAGTCGTACGATATCGCGATTCGCGCCGACAACCCCGGACTTTGGATGTTCCACTGTCACGATCTCGAACACGCCGCATCCGGCATGGACGTCATCGTCCAGTATGCGGGCATGACGGATCCTTATCCGATGAATGAAATGTCGGAATAA
- a CDS encoding GNAT family N-acetyltransferase, protein MNTGGREACRLSVNDWEALEPLYLRWAGDPGWPTDARARSAWNRLVQTWQVGAWLGDAAVAVAKEGSEPVGYAALTLAVDHHPALGRAMEVGTFVAPTHRGTGVNRQLKRWSAEEAARFGAQWLAACIPVSNERAARAFLKAFPNAVAYEAADPSAGPWRDYVKQRAFASGEPVRLYVVPLHSDSHGT, encoded by the coding sequence GTGAACACGGGAGGCCGTGAGGCGTGCCGCCTGTCTGTGAACGACTGGGAAGCCCTTGAACCCCTCTACCTGCGGTGGGCTGGCGATCCCGGCTGGCCGACGGACGCCCGCGCGCGCAGTGCGTGGAACCGCCTCGTCCAGACCTGGCAGGTGGGAGCCTGGCTCGGCGATGCCGCGGTGGCCGTCGCGAAAGAGGGCAGCGAACCGGTGGGATACGCGGCGCTGACGCTCGCCGTAGACCATCACCCGGCGCTCGGGCGCGCGATGGAGGTGGGCACGTTCGTCGCGCCGACGCACCGCGGAACAGGCGTCAACCGACAGCTCAAGCGGTGGTCCGCCGAAGAGGCGGCGCGCTTCGGCGCGCAGTGGCTGGCTGCCTGCATCCCGGTGTCCAACGAGCGGGCGGCCCGCGCGTTTCTCAAAGCGTTTCCCAACGCCGTGGCGTACGAAGCGGCAGATCCGAGCGCCGGCCCGTGGCGGGACTACGTCAAGCAGCGTGCCTTTGCCTCCGGTGAGCCCGTCCGCCTGTACGTCGTACCCTTGCACAGCGATTCACACGGCACGTGA
- a CDS encoding alpha/beta fold hydrolase, with the protein MPFAERPDARLYYEVRGEGYPLLLIMGVGGNIRWWGSGFVRRLAETHTVIAFDNRGAGQSEADPSKPWTLEQMADDARAVLHAAGVERAHVLGYSMGMIAQELALRYPATVASLVLGATSCGGAQMVQPDEVKREMRSRPASVAERAEWYMRLFFPEAFRAKNEAYLQSAFRLLLRADMPEAVYQAQLDAVDRWRGSWERLPSLSCPALVMHGLEDRVLPYINGERLAYRIPGARLKLYAGCGHGFAMQAGGAVLRDALAFLDGVGDGAGREG; encoded by the coding sequence ATGCCGTTTGCCGAACGACCCGACGCGCGCCTCTATTACGAGGTCCGCGGCGAAGGATATCCTCTGCTTTTGATCATGGGCGTCGGCGGGAACATCCGCTGGTGGGGCTCCGGATTTGTGCGGCGACTGGCGGAAACACACACCGTCATTGCCTTCGACAACCGCGGCGCGGGCCAGTCGGAGGCGGATCCGTCTAAACCGTGGACGCTTGAGCAGATGGCGGACGACGCCCGCGCGGTGCTCCATGCTGCAGGCGTCGAGCGCGCGCACGTGCTGGGCTATTCGATGGGGATGATTGCGCAGGAGCTCGCGCTTCGCTATCCAGCGACCGTCGCAAGCCTCGTGCTCGGCGCCACCTCATGCGGCGGTGCGCAGATGGTCCAGCCGGATGAGGTCAAGCGGGAGATGCGATCCCGTCCGGCAAGTGTCGCCGAGCGTGCCGAGTGGTACATGCGGCTTTTCTTTCCGGAGGCGTTTCGCGCGAAGAACGAGGCGTATCTGCAAAGCGCCTTCCGCCTGCTGCTTCGGGCGGACATGCCGGAGGCGGTGTATCAGGCGCAGCTCGATGCCGTGGACCGGTGGCGGGGGAGTTGGGAGAGACTCCCGAGTTTGTCGTGCCCTGCGCTCGTGATGCACGGGCTCGAAGATCGCGTCTTGCCGTATATCAACGGGGAGCGCCTCGCGTACCGCATCCCGGGCGCCAGGCTGAAGCTGTACGCGGGCTGCGGCCACGGGTTTGCCATGCAGGCGGGTGGCGCCGTCCTCCGCGATGCGCTGGCATTTCTGGACGGGGTCGGAGATGGGGCAGGGCGCGAGGGCTAA
- a CDS encoding dipeptidase, which yields MDAIREVESYLERERDALLEELKELLSIPSVSALSEHRGDVRRAAEWIAGRLKSTGFEHVQLMETGGHPLVYADWLHADGQPTVLVYGHYDVQPVDPVELWESPPFTPTVRGNKLYARGASDDKGPTFLHIAVLSAMLKVHGRLPVNVKFCIEGEEEVGSAHLHSFLERTRDQFRADLVLISDTTLVGPNQPAVVYGLRGLAAAQIDVRTAASDLHSGLYGGAVPNAARTVAEIVASFHRPDGSVAVEGFYDRVRPLTEAEREEFAKLGHDEEALKRSLQLADLWGEPGYTALERMCARPTLEVNGIWGGFQGEGTKTVIPCEAHAKITCRLVPDQDPQEILDLIERHVQAHAPKGARVTFVRQDGGKPYVAPYDHPALQLAASAYEHAYGQKAVFTRMGGSIPVVETFSTLLHIPIVMMGFSLNDENFHAPNEHFSLDNFDKGLRTLTYYYHQLPAAMRGR from the coding sequence TTGGATGCCATTCGCGAGGTCGAGAGCTACCTGGAGCGGGAGCGCGACGCGCTGCTCGAGGAACTGAAGGAACTCCTGTCCATCCCGAGCGTGAGCGCCCTGAGCGAACACCGCGGCGACGTCAGGCGCGCGGCGGAGTGGATTGCCGGGCGGCTGAAGTCCACCGGCTTCGAACACGTGCAACTCATGGAGACAGGCGGCCACCCGCTCGTATACGCCGACTGGCTCCACGCGGACGGCCAGCCCACCGTGCTCGTCTACGGGCACTACGACGTGCAGCCGGTCGATCCCGTCGAGCTGTGGGAATCGCCGCCGTTCACGCCGACCGTGCGCGGCAACAAGCTGTACGCGCGGGGCGCGAGCGACGACAAGGGTCCCACGTTTCTGCACATCGCCGTCCTCTCCGCCATGCTGAAGGTGCACGGACGCCTGCCCGTGAACGTGAAGTTCTGCATCGAGGGCGAGGAGGAGGTGGGTTCCGCCCACCTGCACAGCTTCCTCGAGCGGACGCGGGACCAGTTTCGGGCGGATCTCGTCCTCATCTCCGACACCACGCTGGTTGGACCCAACCAGCCCGCCGTCGTGTACGGCCTGCGCGGCCTTGCCGCGGCGCAAATTGACGTCCGCACGGCTGCATCCGACCTCCACTCGGGTCTCTACGGCGGCGCCGTGCCGAATGCCGCCCGGACCGTGGCCGAGATTGTCGCGAGCTTCCACCGGCCGGACGGCAGCGTGGCCGTCGAGGGATTTTACGATCGCGTCCGCCCGCTCACCGAAGCCGAACGGGAGGAGTTCGCCAAGCTGGGGCACGACGAAGAGGCACTCAAGCGCTCCCTGCAGCTCGCGGATCTCTGGGGCGAGCCCGGATACACCGCGCTCGAGCGGATGTGCGCGCGGCCGACGCTCGAAGTGAACGGCATCTGGGGCGGCTTCCAGGGCGAAGGCACGAAGACCGTCATCCCCTGCGAGGCGCACGCGAAGATTACCTGCAGGCTCGTGCCGGATCAAGATCCGCAGGAGATCCTGGACCTCATTGAACGGCACGTGCAAGCGCATGCGCCGAAGGGTGCGCGCGTCACGTTCGTGCGCCAGGACGGAGGCAAGCCGTACGTCGCGCCCTACGATCACCCGGCGCTTCAGCTCGCCGCTTCCGCCTACGAGCACGCGTACGGCCAAAAGGCCGTGTTCACGCGCATGGGCGGGTCCATCCCCGTGGTGGAGACGTTCTCGACGCTCCTGCACATCCCCATCGTCATGATGGGCTTCAGCCTGAACGACGAGAACTTCCACGCGCCCAACGAGCACTTCTCGCTCGACAACTTCGACAAGGGCCTGCGGACACTGACGTACTACTACCATCAACTGCCCGCGGCCATGCGCGGTCGCTGA
- a CDS encoding ATP-binding protein, translating into MKLFDRNHVVGIFRGFSEGGLEFHADLVLPYRSEFQRTPMHGMFLVVQLEHEDEAVLGRITSIAAQGRLVSDEGDDYSLRAVTEDRAVPEDLREKYLRYRVDIRVLGVVRVLGGQLVFAPSHRRLPHVGSKVAFLSPEVLRDVAGHHVEGAEIGHLALGEFVYAEGDARLKKEPWMVIQSPCVIPKFPVSNLVSRRTFVFARAGFGKSNLIKLLFSNLYAETPTVEKRGGRRVPVGSVIFDPDGEYFFPDDKNRPGLCDVPELQDKIVVFTDRQAPSPFYAAFIASGIKLDIRQLRPAEVLSIALSPERQDQQNVRKLKMLTQSAWRDLVDEIYAKGHDADDEKLKHLLQLRENQEAELNAARANMVQVVQMLHDPSSAFLEMLLHALHQGKLCVVDVSQVRGSQALVLSGIVLQRIFEHNQRHFTEKDPKTIPTIAVVEEAQSVLGASSYTSGEGPYIAWVKEGRKYDLGAILITQQPGSISNEILSQGDNWFIFHLLSEGDLRAVQRANAHFSADILSSLLNEPIQGQGVFWSSAGGKPYPIPIRVLSFEQLHKVADPTYDREPVPTFADRLRQLASLKKQEKRGHRESAEAEASRVREVRETEYEARPRVDRQDALVRHVSAELESDEAFMDKMRRSGDTWINVQNRIEQLLPDLMVDAADQAHRLLPLVMNELFGKNGWNTVNRPQRKNPERSVKWIVLAEPGDE; encoded by the coding sequence ATGAAGCTGTTTGACCGAAATCACGTGGTCGGCATTTTCCGAGGATTCAGCGAAGGCGGACTGGAGTTTCACGCCGATCTCGTCCTGCCCTATCGCAGCGAGTTCCAGCGCACACCGATGCACGGCATGTTTCTCGTCGTGCAGCTGGAGCACGAAGACGAGGCCGTGCTTGGGCGCATCACCTCCATCGCGGCGCAGGGGCGGCTCGTCTCCGACGAAGGCGACGACTACAGCCTGCGGGCGGTGACAGAGGATCGCGCCGTGCCCGAGGATCTGCGCGAGAAGTACCTTCGGTACCGCGTCGACATCCGCGTGCTCGGCGTCGTGCGCGTGTTGGGCGGGCAGCTCGTGTTTGCCCCATCGCATCGCCGCCTGCCACACGTCGGAAGCAAGGTCGCGTTTTTGTCTCCAGAGGTCCTGCGCGACGTGGCGGGGCACCACGTTGAAGGCGCCGAAATCGGCCACCTGGCCCTCGGCGAGTTCGTGTACGCGGAGGGCGATGCTCGGCTCAAGAAGGAACCGTGGATGGTGATCCAAAGCCCGTGCGTCATCCCGAAGTTTCCGGTCTCCAACCTGGTCTCGCGGCGCACCTTCGTCTTTGCGAGAGCCGGCTTCGGCAAGTCGAATCTCATCAAGCTCCTGTTCAGCAACCTGTACGCTGAGACCCCCACGGTCGAGAAGCGCGGCGGACGGCGCGTGCCGGTGGGAAGCGTCATTTTCGATCCCGACGGCGAGTACTTCTTCCCGGACGACAAGAACCGCCCCGGGCTGTGTGACGTACCGGAATTACAGGATAAGATTGTCGTGTTCACCGACCGCCAGGCGCCGAGCCCGTTTTACGCCGCGTTCATCGCCTCCGGCATCAAGCTCGACATTCGCCAACTGAGGCCCGCCGAGGTGTTGTCCATCGCCCTGTCCCCCGAGCGTCAGGATCAACAGAACGTCCGCAAACTGAAAATGTTGACGCAGTCCGCGTGGCGAGACCTTGTGGACGAGATCTACGCCAAGGGCCACGACGCAGACGACGAAAAGTTGAAGCATCTTCTGCAGCTGCGGGAGAACCAGGAGGCCGAACTCAACGCGGCCCGCGCCAACATGGTGCAGGTCGTGCAAATGCTGCACGATCCCTCCAGTGCGTTCTTAGAGATGCTGCTCCACGCCCTGCATCAGGGCAAGCTTTGCGTCGTCGACGTGTCGCAGGTCCGCGGCTCGCAGGCCCTGGTGCTCTCCGGGATTGTCCTGCAGCGCATCTTCGAGCACAATCAACGGCACTTCACCGAGAAGGATCCCAAGACCATCCCCACCATCGCGGTGGTCGAAGAGGCCCAATCCGTCCTCGGCGCCTCGTCGTACACGTCAGGCGAAGGTCCGTACATCGCCTGGGTGAAAGAGGGGCGGAAGTACGATCTCGGCGCGATCCTCATCACTCAGCAGCCGGGGAGCATTTCCAACGAAATCCTCAGCCAGGGGGACAACTGGTTCATCTTTCACTTGCTGTCCGAAGGGGATCTCCGCGCCGTGCAGCGCGCCAATGCGCACTTCAGCGCGGACATCCTGAGTTCGCTGCTGAACGAGCCCATTCAGGGCCAGGGGGTCTTCTGGAGCAGCGCAGGCGGCAAACCGTACCCGATTCCCATCCGGGTGCTTTCGTTTGAGCAATTGCACAAGGTGGCCGATCCGACGTATGACCGCGAACCCGTGCCCACTTTTGCCGACCGGCTGCGACAACTCGCTAGTCTGAAGAAGCAGGAGAAACGAGGCCATCGTGAATCTGCGGAGGCCGAGGCGAGCCGGGTGAGAGAGGTGCGCGAAACCGAGTACGAGGCGAGACCGCGTGTCGACAGGCAGGATGCGCTCGTTCGACACGTGAGCGCCGAACTCGAAAGCGACGAAGCGTTCATGGATAAGATGAGAAGAAGCGGAGACACGTGGATCAACGTGCAGAACCGCATCGAACAGCTGCTTCCCGATCTCATGGTGGACGCGGCGGATCAGGCGCATCGACTGCTGCCGCTCGTGATGAACGAACTGTTTGGGAAAAACGGCTGGAACACCGTAAACCGGCCGCAGAGAAAAAATCCAGAGCGAAGTGTCAAATGGATTGTCCTCGCCGAGCCAGGGGACGAATAG
- a CDS encoding sulfocyanin-like copper-binding protein, which translates to MRTRSVLAVVAAAMVCAGCGTTSQPSKPQAPLVTWNAAHRLVEWTVIAGDGGENGGMNFDGYANGEMTLVVPVGWRVQIHFRNASFTPHSAMVVPEGDYDRGSFDSSLLAFPGAETPNPSEGSPKGAAENVEFTASRAGNFALVCAVPGHALAGMWDKLVVSSQAKKPSLLVNHSS; encoded by the coding sequence ATGCGCACGCGCAGTGTTTTGGCTGTGGTTGCGGCGGCGATGGTTTGTGCGGGGTGCGGGACCACATCCCAGCCTTCGAAACCACAGGCTCCGCTCGTCACCTGGAACGCCGCGCATCGCCTGGTCGAGTGGACGGTGATTGCTGGCGACGGCGGTGAAAACGGCGGCATGAATTTCGACGGCTACGCGAACGGCGAGATGACGCTCGTGGTGCCTGTGGGCTGGCGCGTCCAGATTCACTTCCGAAATGCGAGTTTCACGCCCCACAGCGCCATGGTGGTCCCTGAGGGCGATTACGACCGCGGCAGCTTCGACTCGAGCCTGCTCGCTTTTCCGGGCGCCGAAACCCCGAATCCATCCGAGGGAAGCCCGAAGGGCGCGGCGGAAAACGTGGAGTTCACCGCTTCTCGGGCGGGGAACTTCGCGCTCGTGTGTGCCGTTCCGGGGCATGCGCTCGCGGGCATGTGGGACAAGCTCGTGGTCTCGAGCCAGGCCAAAAAACCCTCGCTGCTCGTGAACCATTCGTCCTGA
- a CDS encoding hemerythrin domain-containing protein, whose amino-acid sequence MGKRRHEALQPLSRHHHYALVVAMHLTRREQPIELLLRELRQFWEHGGQAHFREEEEVLLPAYAKYGSLDRGEIAQMLLDHVKIRSLVSRALEDGDASVLVELGTILRAHVHLEEQVIFPLIEETLQEPDLTRLAPFFEEHRASSPYARQGEPQERT is encoded by the coding sequence ATGGGAAAACGCCGCCACGAGGCGCTGCAGCCGCTGTCTCGCCATCACCACTACGCGCTCGTCGTCGCCATGCACCTCACCCGCCGGGAACAGCCTATCGAGTTGCTCCTTCGCGAGCTTCGCCAGTTCTGGGAACACGGAGGACAAGCGCACTTCCGGGAAGAGGAAGAGGTCCTGCTTCCCGCCTACGCCAAATATGGTTCGCTCGATCGCGGCGAGATCGCGCAGATGCTTCTCGATCACGTCAAGATCCGGAGCCTGGTGAGCCGCGCGCTCGAAGACGGCGACGCATCCGTGCTGGTGGAATTGGGCACCATCCTACGGGCGCACGTCCATCTTGAGGAACAGGTCATCTTTCCGCTCATCGAAGAGACGCTTCAAGAACCGGACCTGACGCGCCTCGCCCCTTTCTTCGAAGAGCATCGGGCGTCGTCGCCGTACGCTCGGCAAGGCGAACCGCAGGAGCGCACATGA